A genomic window from Algoriphagus sp. Y33 includes:
- a CDS encoding S1 RNA-binding domain-containing protein encodes MKELGLISKLPINRFTDFGAYLALSSGEELLLPKGYLTGEEKEGDEIEVFVYTDSEDRPVAVTQKPLALLDEFAVLEAKEVTSFGAFVDWGLPKNLFVPKSEMGKNMEVGQKYLVKICVDYKTNRLIGVNKYRDFMRLAPLDWEEGKELEGVIFEETDLGFKVLIDNEYEGLLFKNEVFQSLELGEKRKVYVKKNREDGKLDLQLLPFGRVKYDEGSEKILAILESKGFLPLHDKSSPEEIQEHLSMSKKHFKQCIGQLYKARMIQIEPDGIRLNASN; translated from the coding sequence ATGAAGGAACTTGGTCTAATTTCAAAATTACCCATTAATAGATTTACGGATTTCGGTGCCTATTTGGCTCTCAGTTCAGGAGAAGAACTTTTGCTTCCCAAAGGATACCTCACAGGTGAGGAAAAAGAAGGAGACGAAATTGAAGTTTTTGTTTACACGGATAGTGAGGATCGGCCGGTTGCCGTGACTCAGAAGCCCTTGGCACTCTTGGACGAATTTGCTGTCTTGGAAGCTAAGGAAGTCACTTCTTTCGGAGCATTTGTAGACTGGGGGCTTCCAAAAAATCTGTTTGTTCCCAAATCTGAAATGGGCAAAAACATGGAGGTTGGCCAAAAGTATTTGGTGAAAATCTGTGTTGATTACAAAACCAACCGATTAATCGGAGTCAATAAGTATCGTGACTTTATGCGGTTGGCACCGCTGGATTGGGAGGAGGGAAAGGAACTTGAGGGAGTCATTTTCGAGGAAACTGATTTGGGTTTCAAAGTATTGATAGACAATGAATATGAAGGTTTGCTTTTCAAAAATGAAGTTTTCCAATCCTTGGAATTGGGCGAAAAACGCAAAGTCTACGTGAAAAAGAACCGTGAAGACGGTAAGTTGGACTTGCAGTTGCTTCCTTTCGGGCGTGTGAAGTACGATGAGGGGTCAGAGAAAATACTTGCGATTTTGGAATCCAAAGGTTTTTTGCCTTTGCATGACAAATCATCTCCTGAGGAAATTCAGGAGCATTTGAGCATGAGCAAAAAGCATTTCAAACAATGTATCGGCCAGCTGTACAAAGCGAGAATGATTCAAATTGAGCCTGATGGAATCAGACTAAATGCATCGAATTGA
- a CDS encoding S9 family peptidase, with translation MQRKLLFLPLLCFVLLQAQAQSSLSVEYIMRDPMWMGTFPSSASWSDDSQTIYFRYNPEKNPADSVYKLNLANKTTVSKVDWKELKNNERSEEDFNSDKSLRIYQVDKKLMLENMNTLTSEVLLEWPENFTNPKFMANESEISFTSKSNIFIFNRSSKTFRKVTSISTETKPKDNSKDKEEKMAWLESENLELLGVVRERKEKSKMRSDYRDAYRDSDEDKFTYYTEGKSPVNLQLSPDGNYATFTIYNSSENKNTKVPDYVDASGYTVELNARSKVGASPTKTDVGIYDLQRDTVYLISSSDLPGIKDLPDYVTDYPDKEWEEKERDVIFSNPYFSPDGKKAILNIRSTDNKDRWIASIDLKTGKLTTLDRQRDEAWIAGPGIGYSFSGGTMGWLPDNKHIYFQSEESGYSHLYLLDVTSGEKKALTSGNYEIFNPFLSKDKKSWYLTTSEVHPGERHFYKMPVMGGKMQKLTSLTGNNEVSLSPDEKKLAIIYSYSNKPAELYLQDNKADAKAGQLTFGQSEEFKAYSWREPELVKFTAEDGAQVPARLYLPEPAKKNGAAVVFVHGAGYLQNVHKWWSSYFREYMFHNLLTDLGYTVLDIDYRGSAGYGRDWRTGIYRHMGGKDLSDQVDGVKYLVASHGVDPDRVGLYGGSYGGFITLMALFNASETFKSGAALRSVTDWAHYNHGYTANILNTPEEDPIAYRRSSPIYFAEGLKGNLLMAHGMVDVNVHFQDVVRLSQRFIELGKDNWEMAIYPVEDHGFVEPSSWTDEYKRILKLFNETLLEE, from the coding sequence ATGCAGCGAAAACTACTGTTTCTGCCTTTGCTTTGCTTTGTCCTTTTGCAAGCCCAGGCTCAATCATCTTTAAGTGTAGAGTACATTATGAGGGACCCCATGTGGATGGGAACTTTCCCTTCTTCAGCATCCTGGAGTGATGATTCCCAAACTATTTACTTTCGGTATAATCCTGAAAAGAATCCCGCTGATTCAGTCTACAAACTAAATTTAGCCAATAAGACTACTGTTTCTAAAGTAGATTGGAAAGAGCTAAAGAACAATGAGCGCAGTGAAGAAGATTTTAATTCCGATAAGTCTCTGCGTATATATCAAGTAGACAAAAAGCTGATGCTTGAAAATATGAATACGCTTACTTCGGAGGTACTTCTTGAGTGGCCGGAAAACTTTACCAATCCAAAGTTTATGGCAAATGAATCGGAGATCTCATTTACTTCAAAGAGCAATATTTTCATCTTCAATAGATCTTCCAAAACATTTCGAAAAGTGACCTCCATATCCACGGAAACCAAACCTAAGGACAATTCCAAGGATAAGGAAGAAAAGATGGCCTGGCTGGAATCAGAAAACCTAGAACTTCTTGGAGTGGTAAGAGAACGGAAAGAGAAAAGTAAGATGAGAAGTGATTACAGGGATGCCTACCGTGATTCCGATGAGGACAAATTCACCTACTATACGGAGGGGAAAAGCCCTGTAAATCTACAGTTGTCTCCTGACGGAAACTACGCAACTTTCACCATCTATAATTCTTCGGAGAATAAGAATACCAAAGTTCCGGATTACGTGGATGCCTCTGGATACACAGTGGAGCTGAACGCACGGTCAAAAGTCGGGGCAAGCCCTACTAAAACGGACGTGGGAATCTACGATTTACAGCGGGATACGGTGTATCTCATTAGTTCTTCTGATCTGCCCGGAATCAAAGATCTGCCGGATTATGTAACTGACTACCCTGATAAAGAATGGGAAGAAAAAGAAAGAGACGTCATTTTCTCAAATCCATATTTTTCTCCTGATGGCAAAAAAGCTATCCTAAACATCCGGTCTACAGACAATAAAGATCGATGGATTGCTTCAATCGATTTGAAAACAGGGAAATTAACCACACTTGATAGACAGCGGGATGAAGCTTGGATAGCCGGTCCAGGCATTGGTTATTCATTCTCCGGTGGCACCATGGGATGGCTCCCCGACAACAAACACATTTATTTTCAGTCTGAAGAAAGCGGTTATTCCCATCTCTACCTACTGGATGTAACTTCGGGTGAAAAGAAAGCGCTAACATCAGGAAATTATGAGATCTTTAATCCCTTTCTTTCTAAGGACAAGAAATCATGGTACTTGACCACCTCTGAAGTACATCCTGGAGAGCGGCATTTCTACAAGATGCCGGTGATGGGGGGAAAAATGCAAAAACTTACATCTCTGACCGGTAACAATGAGGTCTCGCTTTCTCCCGATGAGAAAAAGCTGGCAATCATCTATTCCTACAGCAATAAACCAGCGGAGCTTTACCTTCAAGACAACAAAGCAGATGCAAAAGCCGGGCAATTGACCTTCGGTCAAAGCGAGGAATTTAAAGCTTACAGTTGGAGAGAACCCGAGCTGGTGAAGTTCACAGCAGAAGATGGGGCCCAGGTACCCGCAAGACTTTACCTCCCGGAACCGGCCAAAAAGAATGGCGCAGCTGTAGTGTTCGTACATGGAGCCGGTTACTTGCAGAACGTTCACAAATGGTGGAGCAGCTATTTTAGGGAATACATGTTTCATAATCTGTTGACAGATTTAGGATACACAGTTTTGGACATTGACTACCGTGGATCTGCCGGATATGGCCGTGATTGGAGAACGGGAATCTATCGTCACATGGGAGGAAAAGACCTGTCCGATCAAGTTGACGGAGTGAAATACCTGGTAGCCTCTCACGGAGTTGATCCGGATCGTGTGGGTTTATACGGCGGTAGTTATGGTGGTTTTATTACGTTGATGGCGCTTTTCAATGCTTCTGAAACATTCAAATCCGGTGCAGCTCTTCGCTCGGTTACTGATTGGGCGCATTACAACCACGGTTATACTGCCAATATTCTTAACACCCCTGAAGAAGACCCTATTGCTTATCGTCGTTCCTCTCCTATTTACTTTGCCGAAGGCCTAAAGGGAAACTTGCTGATGGCTCATGGAATGGTGGATGTGAATGTGCACTTCCAAGATGTAGTAAGGCTTTCGCAGCGATTTATAGAATTGGGCAAAGACAATTGGGAAATGGCTATTTATCCCGTGGAAGATCATGGGTTCGTGGAGCCAAGCTCCTGGACAGATGAATACAAGCGGATCTTGAAGTTGTTTAATGAAACACTTTTGGAGGAATAG
- a CDS encoding ImmA/IrrE family metallo-endopeptidase: MNTTPYNIARIEQLIHQFRLEKEEFLDLVSEGLKNKLEWEDIFKPEIQLNHLKRIDKIFSKGLSYYLDPNPPIQSQEASIFFRKEKFGTDLNLASKKIVTQFEELKLSLSGLAKMSDLKIDRALPIYNTAEDALTVAKEVRKTLFPKFRKDSKKFLEALINKFAEANILVFEFVEHPSLKQKSNIDGFYLQPNVIVLRRNQDYFKREIFTLAHELGHYLLNQEEVESMDYDQLAHNTTTSKIETWCNNFAFAFLAGDELAALDNLPEIGKSNDYSFDEIKTISDSTHLSFTAILTYLVRTNKMSGAIYGRMRKDQDDTIQAKKDAEKKKRELEKEMGKKPMASQAKPIQSPLFVSAVQTAFYDGVINEYELCKTLHLKPEQLEKYLR, from the coding sequence TTGAATACCACTCCCTATAATATTGCCCGAATAGAACAGCTTATCCATCAGTTCAGATTGGAGAAGGAAGAGTTTTTGGATTTAGTGAGCGAAGGATTAAAGAATAAATTGGAGTGGGAAGATATTTTTAAGCCTGAAATTCAACTCAATCATCTGAAAAGGATCGATAAGATTTTCAGCAAAGGTCTATCCTATTATTTGGATCCAAACCCTCCTATTCAAAGTCAGGAAGCCAGTATATTTTTTAGAAAGGAAAAATTTGGAACTGATCTTAACCTTGCTTCCAAAAAGATTGTTACTCAGTTTGAAGAGTTGAAGCTGTCCTTATCGGGATTGGCCAAGATGTCTGATCTTAAAATAGATAGGGCTTTGCCTATTTATAATACGGCTGAAGATGCACTAACCGTTGCTAAAGAAGTTCGAAAAACACTTTTTCCAAAGTTTAGAAAAGACTCCAAGAAGTTCTTGGAAGCACTGATCAATAAATTTGCTGAAGCAAATATTTTGGTCTTTGAATTTGTAGAGCACCCTTCCTTAAAACAAAAAAGCAATATTGACGGGTTCTATTTACAACCTAATGTCATTGTACTAAGAAGGAATCAAGATTACTTCAAGCGCGAGATCTTCACCTTAGCCCATGAGTTGGGTCATTACCTGCTCAATCAAGAAGAAGTCGAATCCATGGATTACGACCAACTGGCTCATAATACAACCACATCTAAGATTGAGACTTGGTGTAATAATTTTGCTTTTGCCTTCCTTGCTGGAGATGAATTAGCGGCTCTTGATAATCTACCGGAAATAGGCAAATCCAATGATTATTCATTTGATGAGATCAAAACCATTTCTGATAGCACCCACCTGAGCTTTACAGCTATCCTTACTTATCTGGTCAGAACAAACAAGATGAGTGGTGCTATATATGGCAGAATGAGAAAAGACCAAGATGATACCATTCAAGCTAAAAAAGACGCTGAGAAAAAGAAAAGAGAACTGGAAAAGGAAATGGGCAAGAAGCCAATGGCAAGTCAGGCCAAACCCATCCAATCCCCATTATTTGTCTCAGCCGTTCAAACCGCTTTTTACGATGGGGTGATCAATGAATATGAGCTTTGCAAGACGCTACATCTCAAACCTGAACAACTCGAAAAGTACCTGAGATGA
- a CDS encoding Hpt domain-containing protein, whose translation MYKFISEQSIYQYFGEDEPEMIREMVQIILETNIKDLKELDIFYKQNSYTTIKNLCHKAKPTMVYIGALKTRKILEEIEKNPSGFPELNESLQADLIGIETELNQFLIALN comes from the coding sequence ATGTATAAATTCATAAGTGAACAATCGATTTATCAGTACTTTGGGGAAGATGAGCCAGAGATGATCAGAGAAATGGTTCAGATAATTCTAGAAACCAATATCAAAGATTTGAAGGAGTTGGATATATTTTATAAACAGAATAGCTACACTACAATCAAGAATCTTTGTCACAAAGCCAAGCCAACAATGGTGTACATAGGAGCTCTAAAGACACGAAAAATTTTAGAAGAAATCGAAAAAAATCCTTCCGGTTTCCCAGAATTGAATGAAAGCCTTCAAGCAGACCTTATCGGTATCGAAACGGAATTGAATCAGTTTCTTATAGCACTAAATTGA
- a CDS encoding helix-turn-helix domain-containing protein, which produces MNDSPSKHIHQGRNVKRFREMLGIKQESLAYELGEEWNQKKISLLEQKEEIETSLLSQIADALKLPVEAFQNFDEEQAVNIISNTFNKEAFIANSGANFHFDPVDKILKLHEEKIELYERMLKEKDEMMARLEKLIGR; this is translated from the coding sequence ATGAACGACTCCCCATCCAAACACATCCACCAAGGCAGAAACGTCAAGCGCTTCAGGGAAATGCTGGGCATCAAGCAGGAATCTCTGGCGTATGAATTGGGTGAGGAATGGAACCAGAAGAAGATCTCCCTGCTGGAGCAAAAAGAAGAAATCGAAACAAGTTTGCTTTCGCAGATTGCTGATGCGCTGAAACTACCCGTAGAGGCTTTCCAGAATTTTGATGAGGAACAGGCAGTGAATATTATTTCGAATACTTTTAATAAGGAAGCATTTATTGCCAATTCTGGCGCAAACTTTCATTTCGATCCAGTTGATAAAATCCTCAAGCTTCATGAGGAGAAGATTGAGTTATACGAGCGTATGCTGAAGGAGAAGGATGAGATGATGGCGAGGTTGGAGAAGTTGATTGGGAGGTAA
- a CDS encoding deoxynucleoside kinase produces MHIAVSGNIGSGKTTLTEKLAKHYGWKAEFEAVDENPYLPDFYEDMKRWAFHLQVYFLNSRFNQIKTLQESKIPTIQDRTIYEDAYIFAANLYKSKLLTERDYQNYQSLFTSMIAHVKAPDLLIYLKADIPKLVGQIEKRGRSYETTMRIDYLKNLNTHYEEWITGYAEGKLLIIDVNNLDFVENPGDFSFVVEKVEREIFGLFS; encoded by the coding sequence ATGCACATCGCTGTATCCGGAAATATTGGTAGCGGGAAGACTACCCTTACCGAAAAACTAGCTAAACACTATGGCTGGAAAGCTGAATTTGAAGCTGTAGATGAAAACCCTTATCTCCCTGACTTTTATGAAGATATGAAGAGATGGGCTTTTCATCTACAGGTGTATTTTCTAAATTCCCGATTCAACCAAATCAAGACCCTTCAGGAAAGTAAAATTCCTACAATTCAGGATAGGACTATTTACGAAGATGCCTATATCTTCGCTGCCAATCTCTATAAAAGCAAATTGTTGACCGAGCGGGATTATCAAAATTATCAAAGCTTATTCACAAGCATGATTGCCCATGTGAAAGCTCCCGACCTGTTGATTTATCTGAAAGCTGATATCCCGAAACTTGTGGGTCAGATAGAAAAACGCGGGAGAAGCTATGAGACGACCATGCGGATAGATTATCTGAAAAACCTCAACACACATTATGAAGAGTGGATCACCGGATACGCTGAGGGAAAATTATTGATTATAGATGTCAATAATCTGGACTTTGTGGAGAATCCGGGCGATTTCTCTTTTGTGGTGGAAAAAGTGGAAAGAGAGATATTTGGACTATTTTCCTAA
- a CDS encoding HEPN domain-containing protein: MGQNHFTSSQARKELLSNLFAEFGEETGVKLQLWRLFKSWIADPDAEKDLNKRKGMIRFYENLQSLVDALYQAEPLPEPEPFPEVIQTSESYFLQLIEALKILVDPEMIFLFDLPNLGHLDISRRREVYVVLKHQELEMYQNTLGLFSFLAAGKQEIAIHAINRNYLGKELRTGNLFFITHFHSGKLIFKKEGVKGLPEMDDEQLKEKMVLVCQSLDKNWETSDLFWRHAIQEQEDSNWGMSLYFIHQSLELRLRGLILAWEGYERKSHEIRILLRECYKFIPELISLFPQDCIEEKHLLQTLEDSYCKARYKVDFPIKKKIAELLTDRARQIQKLCQRHYEHYFQPLQKQIHHEN; this comes from the coding sequence ATGGGACAAAATCACTTTACTTCCAGCCAGGCAAGAAAGGAGCTTCTATCAAATCTTTTTGCTGAGTTTGGGGAGGAGACAGGAGTGAAGCTTCAACTTTGGCGTCTCTTCAAGTCCTGGATAGCTGATCCTGACGCTGAAAAGGATTTGAATAAACGAAAGGGAATGATTCGGTTCTATGAGAATCTACAATCCTTGGTAGATGCGCTATATCAAGCTGAACCCCTTCCAGAACCCGAACCTTTTCCCGAGGTTATCCAAACTTCAGAGAGTTACTTTCTTCAGCTGATCGAAGCCTTGAAGATTCTTGTGGATCCCGAAATGATCTTTCTGTTTGATCTTCCCAATCTCGGACATCTGGATATCTCACGCCGACGGGAAGTGTATGTGGTGCTCAAGCATCAGGAGCTGGAAATGTATCAGAATACACTGGGACTGTTCAGTTTTCTGGCTGCGGGCAAACAGGAGATCGCCATCCACGCTATAAATCGGAATTACTTAGGCAAAGAACTTCGTACCGGTAACCTCTTTTTCATAACACATTTTCATTCTGGGAAACTGATTTTCAAAAAAGAAGGAGTAAAAGGTCTCCCAGAGATGGATGATGAACAGTTGAAGGAGAAGATGGTGCTGGTGTGCCAGAGTCTGGATAAAAACTGGGAGACTTCAGATCTGTTTTGGAGACATGCCATACAGGAGCAGGAGGATTCGAATTGGGGTATGTCACTGTACTTTATCCATCAAAGTCTGGAATTACGTCTTCGGGGATTGATTTTGGCCTGGGAAGGCTATGAGCGAAAAAGCCATGAAATAAGGATACTGCTTCGGGAATGCTACAAGTTTATTCCCGAACTGATATCGCTTTTTCCACAAGACTGTATAGAGGAAAAACACCTACTACAGACCTTGGAAGATTCCTACTGCAAGGCAAGGTATAAGGTAGATTTTCCGATAAAGAAAAAGATTGCTGAGCTCCTGACTGATCGTGCCAGACAGATTCAGAAGCTATGTCAGCGCCATTATGAACATTATTTCCAACCACTTCAAAAGCAAATACATCATGAAAACTGA
- a CDS encoding ROK family protein produces the protein MQNQESRFLGVDVGGTHLKIGLVDKEGNILDFVKEDTTSYRDHPEGFGPAFIAGMGKFLTKYPEVKNVGIGLPGMISKDRTTALEIPAIPTLNGFNLKKGLEEKYPGYDFVLENDAAAAAIGEFYFGKDDPSQNFLFITMGTGIGSALVLDGEVFKGSRGNAMEMGHMLSQGAARLETLIGRQGILNIMSRFIDAYPEKAGVLVGAELGTHLLVDTAKAGNPVSLMVFEEVGRILGEAIVSAIRILDVTDVYFGGGISAGLEFMMPTLDRTIKQYLSQYYSKDLLLKKATLENNAGTLGAAALCFMGSGL, from the coding sequence ATGCAAAATCAGGAATCACGTTTCCTAGGAGTGGACGTGGGGGGAACTCACTTGAAAATCGGCCTTGTAGATAAGGAAGGTAATATTTTAGACTTTGTAAAGGAAGATACCACCTCTTATCGTGATCATCCTGAGGGATTTGGGCCTGCTTTTATCGCAGGTATGGGGAAATTCTTGACCAAATACCCCGAAGTGAAAAATGTAGGAATCGGTTTGCCCGGCATGATTTCAAAGGATAGGACAACAGCTCTTGAAATCCCGGCAATCCCCACACTTAACGGTTTCAATCTTAAAAAGGGATTGGAAGAGAAGTACCCCGGATATGATTTTGTTTTGGAAAATGATGCTGCAGCTGCGGCAATCGGGGAGTTTTATTTTGGAAAGGACGATCCTTCACAGAATTTCCTCTTTATCACCATGGGAACCGGAATAGGTAGTGCCTTGGTATTGGATGGAGAAGTGTTCAAAGGATCCCGAGGCAATGCAATGGAAATGGGACATATGCTTTCCCAAGGGGCAGCTAGGCTTGAGACGCTTATCGGAAGACAGGGGATTTTGAATATTATGTCACGTTTTATAGATGCATATCCTGAAAAGGCGGGAGTTTTGGTTGGTGCAGAATTGGGGACTCATCTTCTGGTTGACACGGCCAAGGCCGGAAACCCGGTGTCATTGATGGTATTCGAAGAAGTAGGAAGGATTTTGGGTGAGGCGATTGTCTCGGCTATTCGTATTTTAGATGTTACCGATGTTTATTTTGGTGGCGGAATTTCTGCGGGTTTGGAATTTATGATGCCCACGCTTGACCGTACGATCAAACAATATTTATCTCAGTACTACAGTAAAGATCTGTTGTTGAAAAAGGCCACTCTTGAAAACAACGCAGGTACACTCGGTGCAGCTGCACTGTGTTTTATGGGTTCTGGTTTGTAA
- a CDS encoding 3-hydroxybutyryl-CoA dehydrogenase: MKNISVIGSGTMGNGIAHVFAQHGYEVSLIDIKQVFLDKAMTTINKNLDRQVGKGLITEDDKKATLDRILTFTDLEAGVKSADLVVEAATENMEVKLDLFQQIDKFSPETAILASNTSSISITKIAAVTSRPKQVIGMHFMNPVPVMKLVEVIRGYATSDEVTARVMVLSSNLSKDPVEVNDYPGFVANRLLMPMINEAIYSLFEGVAGVNEIDTVMKLGMAHPMGPLQLADFIGLDVCLSILRVLHEGFGNPKYAPCPLLVNMVQAGYKGVKTGEGFYKYTAGSKDMAVAPRFDN, from the coding sequence ATGAAAAACATCTCAGTCATAGGTTCCGGCACAATGGGAAACGGCATCGCCCATGTATTTGCGCAGCATGGCTATGAAGTCAGTCTGATAGATATCAAACAGGTTTTTTTGGACAAAGCCATGACTACTATCAACAAGAACTTAGACAGACAAGTTGGCAAGGGACTGATTACAGAAGACGATAAAAAGGCAACATTAGACAGGATTCTTACATTTACCGACTTGGAAGCAGGTGTAAAATCAGCTGACCTTGTGGTGGAAGCAGCCACGGAGAACATGGAGGTCAAACTGGATCTTTTTCAGCAAATCGATAAATTCAGTCCTGAAACGGCTATTCTGGCCAGTAACACTTCTTCTATATCGATTACTAAAATAGCTGCCGTCACTTCCAGGCCTAAGCAGGTGATTGGAATGCACTTTATGAATCCGGTACCTGTGATGAAACTGGTGGAAGTAATCCGGGGCTATGCTACTTCTGACGAAGTGACCGCCAGAGTAATGGTTTTATCTTCCAATCTCTCAAAAGATCCTGTGGAAGTAAATGATTATCCTGGATTTGTGGCAAATAGACTATTGATGCCGATGATCAATGAGGCGATTTACTCCCTCTTTGAAGGAGTAGCTGGAGTGAATGAGATTGATACTGTGATGAAACTTGGAATGGCACATCCCATGGGGCCTTTGCAGCTGGCAGACTTTATCGGCTTGGATGTTTGCCTCTCTATCCTCAGAGTACTTCATGAGGGCTTTGGCAACCCAAAATACGCTCCATGTCCTTTGCTGGTGAATATGGTTCAGGCCGGTTATAAAGGAGTAAAGACCGGTGAAGGCTTTTATAAATACACTGCCGGAAGCAAAGACATGGCAGTTGCTCCCCGCTTTGACAACTAA
- a CDS encoding helix-turn-helix transcriptional regulator, translating into MTDSIKNEWDALMNEMSYEDQVASKADVLALQYLGLVDKKMEEIHMNKKELADKIGTSASFITQLFRGDRKPNWNILAKMSMELGLDFKVMTEELFQEKVQEELKKYGVFEGRSEMRVAEPKVEYGKTSE; encoded by the coding sequence ATGACAGATTCTATTAAAAATGAATGGGATGCACTCATGAATGAGATGTCCTATGAGGACCAAGTAGCTTCAAAAGCTGATGTATTGGCTTTGCAGTACTTGGGTCTGGTAGACAAAAAAATGGAAGAAATTCATATGAACAAAAAGGAGTTGGCAGATAAAATCGGCACTTCTGCTTCCTTTATTACCCAGCTTTTTAGAGGAGATCGTAAGCCAAATTGGAATATTCTGGCAAAGATGTCCATGGAATTGGGTTTGGATTTCAAGGTTATGACCGAGGAACTTTTTCAGGAAAAAGTGCAGGAAGAGTTGAAAAAGTATGGGGTTTTTGAAGGCAGGTCAGAGATGCGGGTGGCGGAGCCGAAAGTTGAATATGGTAAAACATCTGAATAG
- a CDS encoding YkgJ family cysteine cluster protein yields MDIDLENFGKESKSEYSSNQKLKARLRKVKPKILDQRFEMLHIETFGEIDCLACANCCKTTSPIFLNTDIDRLAKVFRMKSSAFIDEYLHRDEEGDYVLNSAPCTFLGMDNKCLVYEDRPKACREYPHTDRKKMHGILELSLKNTLVCPAVFKIFQQIGKDYRK; encoded by the coding sequence ATGGATATTGATCTTGAAAATTTCGGTAAAGAGAGCAAGTCAGAATATTCTTCCAACCAGAAATTAAAGGCTAGACTCAGAAAAGTAAAGCCGAAAATCCTGGACCAAAGATTTGAGATGTTGCATATAGAGACGTTTGGTGAGATAGACTGCTTGGCTTGCGCAAATTGCTGTAAAACTACAAGTCCGATTTTTCTGAATACGGATATTGACCGTCTGGCTAAAGTATTTCGAATGAAGAGCAGTGCTTTTATCGATGAGTACCTGCATCGGGACGAGGAAGGCGATTATGTCTTAAATTCGGCTCCATGCACTTTCTTGGGGATGGATAATAAATGTCTTGTATATGAGGACAGGCCTAAGGCCTGTAGGGAGTATCCGCATACCGACCGTAAAAAAATGCATGGGATTTTGGAGCTTTCGCTTAAAAATACGCTAGTTTGTCCTGCTGTTTTCAAAATTTTCCAGCAGATTGGCAAGGATTATAGGAAGTAA
- a CDS encoding DUF4411 family protein, with the protein MIVVIDTSSLLSLVRYYLPFDKKGVLFEVIKSKVSSGEIILLDAVYEESKFVGQKIILQKLDFLTDKGFLKENKVITKTDELIPLAPTRFLNMVKNQFVANPFQLKKLNESEFEVQKNRFMESADAKLIMYCQHLIKDNPEEEIYLVTEETPSANDLKLFKKIPAICGILGIPVITLPQLLEKYPEVDLGFS; encoded by the coding sequence ATGATTGTAGTGATCGACACCAGTTCTTTATTGAGTTTGGTTCGGTACTATTTGCCGTTTGATAAAAAGGGCGTTCTATTCGAAGTGATCAAGAGCAAAGTTTCTTCAGGTGAGATCATTCTGCTTGATGCGGTTTACGAGGAAAGTAAATTTGTTGGCCAGAAAATCATCCTGCAAAAGCTGGATTTTCTGACTGATAAAGGATTTTTGAAAGAAAATAAGGTCATCACCAAGACAGATGAACTGATCCCCTTAGCTCCGACTAGGTTTTTAAACATGGTAAAGAACCAGTTCGTCGCCAATCCATTTCAATTAAAAAAACTCAACGAATCAGAATTCGAAGTTCAGAAAAACCGCTTTATGGAATCTGCCGATGCAAAGTTGATTATGTATTGCCAACATCTGATCAAAGACAACCCAGAGGAAGAAATTTACTTAGTGACAGAAGAGACTCCTTCAGCCAATGACCTAAAACTTTTCAAAAAGATCCCTGCCATCTGCGGTATTCTAGGTATTCCTGTAATCACACTTCCGCAGCTTTTAGAAAAGTATCCTGAGGTGGATTTAGGGTTTAGTTAA
- a CDS encoding arsenate reductase family protein — protein MKTHPSELYFYHSPTQVVDKQTLAYAKSMSQFVNTIDLSKERLTPTQWNSLLLKLNLRAKDLLNRAHPDYQRFIAGKNWDDESWLNILIKSPNLIKAPIASLRGSAVLCLTPTDILKLNSMHLV, from the coding sequence ATGAAAACTCATCCTTCAGAACTGTATTTCTATCATTCGCCTACTCAGGTAGTGGATAAGCAAACACTTGCTTATGCCAAATCAATGTCCCAATTCGTCAATACAATAGACCTGAGTAAAGAAAGGCTTACACCCACCCAATGGAATAGTCTTTTGCTCAAATTGAATCTCCGGGCAAAGGATCTTCTCAACCGGGCACATCCGGATTATCAGCGGTTTATTGCAGGCAAAAACTGGGATGACGAAAGTTGGCTTAATATCTTGATCAAATCTCCCAATCTGATCAAAGCCCCGATAGCCAGTCTTCGCGGAAGCGCAGTGCTATGCCTTACGCCCACTGATATCCTAAAACTCAATTCGATGCATTTAGTCTGA